AAATAGTCGTCACCGCAGAATCAACACCTAAAGGTGGATTTGCAAAAGAAAATAATTAAAGAAGTATGTCTTTAGTATAGCATGTTCTAGATTCTCGTCAACGATTTGTAAAACTATCGCTATTTCTTATAGTAAGGAGGTAAATGCCACGCATAGCATAAAAAAACGCTAGTATCTAAAAAGATACCAACGTTTTTCGATTAGAAAGCGCAAGCTCCTTCAATCTTAATTATTTATTTGAATCAATTTCATAATGCGTGTTTTTAAAAAATCATTGAGAAACAGAATTTTGGATGATTTCTTAAAAAAACCAATGAAATACTTACAGCGCAATTAGACTACGAAGATTTGTTGTTTGAGTCGATCAGTTGCTAATTTAGATGCATTGTATGCGATATGAATTATATCAAAATGAACTTTGGCTTTCTTTCCTGAGCAGTGGTAAATCTGGTTTAATAGAAAATACCCTTTCAAATATGCGTTTACACGTTCTACGGAACTTCGTTCCTTATAGATTTTTTTCCATCTCATCGAGCCTCTAGCAGGAGCTGTATAGCGTCTTAGATCTTTTGTAACCTTCATTTTGAATACTTTTTGGCACAAACTATCTTTAGCTAATGGACAGTCATCACATTCGTGCGGCCGTGTATATTTTAGTTGTTCTTGCTTTGCATCATAGCTATCATATCGATAAGAGTGTTCGCGCACACATGTGGGAGCGAAATGTTCATCAAACCCCACTGGTTCGGGTTCGTTCTTTTTATTATAGGCAATAACTGAGTGAGCTCCAATGCGATAAACTTGTTTATAAATCGGATGATAGTCATATCCAGCGTCCATTGTGGCATATTTGATTTTCAGCGAGGAAAAACGTTCCTTAATACCTTTTAGTAAGGGAATAGCGACTTTTCCATCGTTCAAATTTCCTGAAGAAAATAAGGATTGAAGAATGTACTGGCTTTCTGTTCCTACGGCGAGATGACATTTGAACCCGAACCAAAACAGATTTTTTCCTTCACTATTCTTTTTCACCCCCCATCTAGGTTGAGTGGGTATAGAAGAACGAAGTTCTGAAAGCGGGACGTCTAGTTGATCAGCAATCTTCTTTTCATACAATGGAAGATTGGCTTCTTTCTCAGCCTCTTCCAAAAGCCATTGTTCACGTTCTTCTTTCTTTTTACGGCCTCGTTTTTTTGGTTCTTTTGCTACTACTTCTTTCTTGAACGGTGCACGATCACGGGCTTCAACATGGGTTGCGTCAATCGCAATTGTTTCATCAGAAATGAATCCTTCCGACATA
This genomic window from Sporosarcina sp. FSL K6-1508 contains:
- a CDS encoding IS1182 family transposase, which gives rise to MSIIRQQSLFDMQVLFDLEPTQRFHSVLSGIDIHPILDVAMKKSRFGPPQTLNYSAMIFSLIIRVTERIPFIKDLVKRLDNDLRFKIDCGFLVSDEVPSEASYSRMIALISESDALEIVQERLLLLAMSEGFISDETIAIDATHVEARDRAPFKKEVVAKEPKKRGRKKKEEREQWLLEEAEKEANLPLYEKKIADQLDVPLSELRSSIPTQPRWGVKKNSEGKNLFWFGFKCHLAVGTESQYILQSLFSSGNLNDGKVAIPLLKGIKERFSSLKIKYATMDAGYDYHPIYKQVYRIGAHSVIAYNKKNEPEPVGFDEHFAPTCVREHSYRYDSYDAKQEQLKYTRPHECDDCPLAKDSLCQKVFKMKVTKDLRRYTAPARGSMRWKKIYKERSSVERVNAYLKGYFLLNQIYHCSGKKAKVHFDIIHIAYNASKLATDRLKQQIFVV